In one Neobacillus sp. WH10 genomic region, the following are encoded:
- a CDS encoding DUF485 domain-containing protein, which produces MEAKKVSNQSESDYTSIVQSSSFQSLLSEKKKFIIPFTIFFFCFYFALPILTSYSTVLNNKFIGSITWAWVFAFLQFIMTWALCMIYSKKAAKFDELANQVLHERGNS; this is translated from the coding sequence ATGGAGGCTAAAAAAGTTTCTAATCAATCCGAAAGCGATTACACCTCAATTGTCCAGTCTTCTTCTTTTCAATCATTACTCTCAGAAAAGAAAAAATTTATTATTCCTTTTACGATCTTCTTTTTTTGTTTTTATTTTGCATTACCAATATTAACCTCCTACTCAACCGTGCTAAACAACAAATTTATTGGCAGCATTACATGGGCCTGGGTTTTTGCCTTTTTACAATTTATTATGACATGGGCATTATGTATGATTTACTCGAAAAAAGCAGCTAAATTTGATGAATTAGCTAATCAAGTTCTCCATGAAAGGGGCAATAGCTGA
- a CDS encoding cation acetate symporter, translating into MNTPAFLMFLGIVLVTLVITYYASKKTKNASEFYTAGGGLTGWQNGLAIAGDYMSAASFLGIAGAVALTGFDGFFYSIGFLVAYLVVLYLVAEPLRNLGKYTLADMIAARFNAKKIRGFAAMNTMTISIFYMIAQLVGAGALIKLLLGLEYTTSVLIVGVLMTVYVIFGGMHATSWVQIIKAILLMGGTFIISIIVFAKFNFSITDMFAQMKTATPLKEAFLNPGVKYKDGLDTLSLNMGLVLGTAGLPHILVRFFTVKDAKTARASVVYATWIIGLFYVMTIFLGFGAAAFVGNETIVAANPAGNMAAPLLAKALGGNMLFAFVSAVAFATILAVVAGLVLTAASAFSHDFYNEILRKGKATEKQQVRMARWAAIGVSVVSIILALGAQTLNVAFLVSLAFAVAASANLPVIIYTIYWKRFNTTGAICAMIFGLISAIGLVLISPNVFSPEVGKAIFVGEALFPFTTPGIVSIPLGFLAGYLGTIFSSQKADVKKYDEVLVKSNTGMGMANK; encoded by the coding sequence ATGAATACCCCTGCTTTTCTGATGTTTCTCGGGATCGTACTAGTAACGTTAGTCATTACCTACTATGCTTCAAAAAAGACAAAGAACGCCAGTGAATTCTACACTGCCGGCGGCGGTCTTACCGGCTGGCAAAACGGACTTGCTATCGCTGGTGATTATATGTCAGCCGCATCCTTCCTGGGTATTGCCGGTGCGGTCGCCTTAACCGGCTTTGATGGTTTTTTTTACAGTATTGGTTTCCTCGTTGCCTATCTAGTCGTTCTTTATTTAGTAGCAGAACCTTTAAGAAATCTAGGAAAATATACGTTAGCCGATATGATTGCCGCACGCTTTAATGCGAAGAAAATTCGCGGATTTGCGGCAATGAATACGATGACCATCTCTATTTTCTATATGATTGCTCAGCTAGTAGGCGCTGGTGCACTAATTAAATTATTATTAGGCTTAGAATATACAACATCTGTATTAATTGTCGGGGTATTAATGACAGTTTACGTTATTTTTGGAGGAATGCATGCAACAAGCTGGGTGCAGATCATAAAAGCCATACTTCTGATGGGCGGAACATTCATTATCTCTATTATTGTTTTTGCAAAGTTTAACTTTAGTATTACCGATATGTTTGCCCAAATGAAAACAGCTACGCCTTTAAAAGAAGCTTTCTTGAATCCAGGGGTAAAATACAAGGACGGACTAGATACACTTTCCTTAAATATGGGACTAGTCCTAGGGACGGCAGGACTGCCTCACATTCTTGTCCGCTTTTTTACTGTGAAGGATGCGAAAACAGCCCGTGCTTCAGTCGTCTATGCTACTTGGATAATCGGGTTATTTTACGTCATGACGATTTTCCTAGGGTTTGGCGCTGCAGCATTTGTCGGCAATGAAACAATTGTGGCGGCCAATCCTGCCGGTAATATGGCTGCGCCGCTATTGGCAAAAGCACTCGGTGGTAATATGTTGTTTGCCTTTGTTTCGGCAGTTGCTTTTGCTACGATACTTGCCGTTGTTGCTGGTTTAGTCCTTACAGCTGCTTCCGCATTTTCCCATGATTTTTATAATGAAATTCTTCGTAAAGGAAAAGCAACTGAAAAGCAGCAGGTTAGAATGGCTCGCTGGGCTGCGATTGGCGTTTCTGTCGTTTCGATTATTCTCGCACTAGGAGCACAAACGCTAAATGTTGCCTTCCTTGTTTCGTTAGCCTTTGCCGTTGCTGCAAGCGCCAATTTACCGGTGATCATCTACACTATTTATTGGAAGCGGTTTAATACGACCGGAGCCATTTGCGCCATGATTTTTGGCTTAATTTCCGCGATTGGATTAGTGTTGATTAGTCCGAACGTATTCAGCCCTGAAGTCGGAAAAGCCATTTTTGTAGGTGAGGCATTATTCCCTTTTACAACGCCAGGAATTGTTTCCATCCCGCTCGGATTTTTAGCAGGGTACCTTGGAACCATCTTCTCCAGCCAAAAGGCAGATGTGAAAAAATATGATGAAGTTCTCGTTAAATCCAATACGGGTATGGGAATGGCTAATAAATAA
- the tnpA gene encoding IS200/IS605 family transposase yields MSSDNSLSHTRWNCKYHIVFIPKYRRKIIYGKLRKDIGAILRRLCEMKDVEIIEAHAMPDHIHMLVKIPPKMSVSYFMGYLKGKSSLMIHDRHANLKYNHGNRTFWAKGYYVSTVGLNEKTIAKYIREQEAEDRLRDNMSKREYVDPFKDK; encoded by the coding sequence ATGTCGAGCGACAATAGTTTATCACATACAAGATGGAATTGTAAGTATCACATCGTGTTCATCCCAAAATATAGAAGGAAAATTATTTATGGGAAACTAAGAAAGGATATAGGTGCGATTCTAAGAAGACTATGTGAAATGAAAGATGTAGAAATTATTGAAGCACATGCAATGCCAGACCATATTCACATGTTAGTCAAAATACCACCGAAAATGTCAGTTTCGTATTTCATGGGATATTTAAAGGGAAAGAGTTCCTTGATGATCCATGATAGACATGCAAATTTAAAATACAATCATGGTAATCGAACATTTTGGGCAAAAGGATATTATGTAAGTACAGTTGGATTAAATGAAAAAACGATAGCAAAGTATATTCGGGAACAGGAAGCAGAGGATCGTTTGCGCGACAACATGAGCAAGCGAGAATACGTTGATCCATTTAAAGATAAATAG
- a CDS encoding DEAD/DEAH box helicase yields MSDFLSLGISKVLVDKLRGYGVAKPTPIQEQAIPIVMNGNDIIAQAQTGTGKTFAFILPILEKINREAAHVQALIVTPTRELALQITDEIEKLIADIHGVAVLAVYGGQDVDKQLKKLKRNPQIVVGTPGRLLDHIRRETVRLSEISFLVLDEADQMLHIGFLGEVEDIIRETPVNRQTMLFSATMPPEIRKLAAKHMRAPEYIQIEKTQGPAENVKQMAIHTIDRAKQATLIHLIETHRPFLAVIFCRTKRRVSKLYDALKANGFSCDELHGDLSQAKREQVMKRFRDAEIQLLIATDVAARGLDVEGVTHVFNYDIPQDAESYVHRIGRTGRAGMTGLAITFYSSADRPILDMIEKELNITIQKQNLEKRENSQDDKKGRPNVEKEKRGKVKETQKRKQQNNWQNENRSGQKKGTKAASDKRRSKASGEVPKNRPGGARKTSGKRK; encoded by the coding sequence TTGTCAGATTTTTTATCATTAGGTATTTCAAAAGTATTAGTAGATAAATTACGCGGCTACGGTGTTGCAAAACCGACACCAATTCAAGAACAAGCAATTCCGATTGTGATGAATGGTAACGATATTATTGCCCAGGCGCAAACCGGTACAGGGAAAACATTTGCCTTTATCCTGCCAATTCTTGAAAAAATTAATCGAGAAGCAGCACATGTTCAAGCACTTATCGTTACACCAACGAGAGAATTAGCCTTGCAAATAACGGATGAAATTGAAAAATTGATTGCTGATATACATGGAGTAGCTGTTTTGGCTGTTTACGGCGGGCAGGATGTTGATAAACAGTTGAAAAAATTAAAAAGGAATCCGCAAATTGTAGTGGGGACCCCTGGTCGGCTGTTAGATCATATAAGGAGAGAAACGGTTCGATTATCGGAAATATCCTTCCTTGTTTTAGATGAAGCGGATCAAATGCTTCATATAGGGTTTCTTGGTGAAGTAGAGGACATAATTAGGGAAACGCCTGTGAATCGACAAACCATGTTGTTTTCCGCCACAATGCCACCGGAAATTCGGAAATTAGCCGCGAAACATATGCGTGCTCCCGAGTACATTCAAATAGAAAAAACACAAGGCCCTGCTGAAAATGTGAAGCAGATGGCGATTCATACGATAGACCGGGCAAAACAAGCGACCCTCATCCACTTAATCGAAACGCATCGGCCATTTTTAGCCGTTATCTTTTGCCGAACGAAGCGGAGGGTAAGTAAACTTTATGATGCGCTGAAAGCCAACGGATTTTCTTGTGATGAATTGCATGGAGACTTGTCACAAGCAAAAAGAGAACAAGTGATGAAGCGGTTTAGAGATGCGGAGATTCAGCTATTAATTGCAACCGATGTAGCGGCAAGAGGACTAGATGTCGAAGGGGTCACACATGTATTCAATTATGATATCCCTCAAGATGCTGAAAGCTACGTCCATCGCATTGGAAGAACGGGCAGAGCAGGAATGACGGGCTTGGCAATCACGTTTTACTCATCAGCGGACCGTCCCATACTGGACATGATTGAAAAAGAATTGAATATCACCATCCAAAAGCAAAACTTGGAGAAACGAGAGAATTCCCAGGACGATAAAAAGGGTCGTCCAAATGTCGAAAAAGAAAAACGAGGTAAGGTGAAGGAAACCCAAAAAAGGAAACAGCAGAATAATTGGCAAAATGAAAATAGAAGTGGGCAAAAAAAGGGAACAAAGGCTGCTTCAGATAAAAGAAGAAGTAAAGCTTCTGGAGAAGTTCCAAAAAATAGACCTGGAGGAGCGCGAAAAACTAGCGGAAAAAGGAAATGA
- a CDS encoding alpha/beta fold hydrolase produces MNQQSFLIIHGLGGSGPDHWQTWLAHELTERNYHVCYPTFSHFDSPVREVWLEELHSAIKTIPTDHRLIVITHSLGCLLWLHYADIQTKMIAQQVIIVAPPSPTIVLSEAKSFYPVPLKKQHLSRIAGDTLFVHSSNDPYCSMEDAKNYLNLAFPSIVLPDTGHINTNSGHGKWPWMLDLCLQKGKIAQNV; encoded by the coding sequence ATGAACCAACAGAGTTTTCTTATCATCCACGGATTAGGAGGGAGCGGTCCTGATCACTGGCAAACATGGCTGGCTCACGAACTAACAGAGAGAAACTATCATGTATGTTATCCAACCTTCTCACATTTCGATTCTCCTGTTAGGGAGGTCTGGTTGGAGGAATTACATTCAGCGATTAAAACAATCCCGACTGATCACCGACTCATCGTTATTACCCACAGTCTTGGCTGTTTACTTTGGCTTCATTATGCAGATATTCAAACGAAAATGATTGCCCAGCAAGTAATAATCGTTGCACCGCCATCTCCAACCATCGTTCTTTCAGAAGCAAAATCATTTTATCCTGTACCTTTGAAGAAACAGCATCTTTCGAGAATAGCCGGAGACACTTTATTTGTCCATTCATCTAATGATCCTTATTGCAGTATGGAGGATGCCAAAAACTATTTAAACTTAGCTTTTCCATCTATCGTTTTACCTGATACAGGACACATCAATACAAATTCCGGGCATGGAAAATGGCCTTGGATGTTGGATTTATGCCTTCAGAAAGGAAAAATAGCACAAAATGTATAA
- a CDS encoding long-chain fatty acid--CoA ligase yields MSWELDWLENRARLSPNKDAIIDEKTNKAWTFKELNKRANSTASWLHTQGVKKGDRIALLSPNHISYFDLLFACGKIGAIFVPLNWRLSMHEIKEIVKDCTPVLLGIHKQFEGICQQFNNLNTFFIGDASYEELVSSPITDCFREEISENDPLAMIYTGGTTGKPKGVVLSHQSILWNAINTIVSWSLAEDDVTVNYMPMFHTGGLNALSIPILMNGGTVVIGESFSGKKAVESMSRYRCTTILLVPTMYHMLIQTDEFQNNEFPFMKIFISGAAPCPFQIYNAFQKKRLAFKEGYGLTEAGPNNFYISPEDAQVKRGSVGKPMLFNSIKLVKTDGCESEPNEVGELLIKGKHGFSFYWNHEQATREAIRDGWIHTGDLAKRDEQGFYYIVGRKKDMIITGGENVYPLEVEQWLAAHPAIDEVAVLGLPDEKWGEIVAAFIVLKQTYTLPDEELKMYCKSKLGRYKIPKLFIHLEELPKTHVGKIDKKKLKEMSIQM; encoded by the coding sequence GTGAGCTGGGAATTGGATTGGCTGGAAAATCGGGCAAGATTATCACCAAATAAGGATGCGATTATAGATGAAAAGACAAATAAGGCTTGGACATTTAAAGAATTGAATAAGCGAGCAAATTCCACAGCGAGCTGGCTTCATACCCAGGGCGTTAAAAAAGGCGATCGGATTGCCTTGTTATCGCCAAACCATATTAGCTATTTTGATTTGTTGTTTGCCTGCGGAAAAATTGGCGCCATTTTTGTCCCGCTTAATTGGCGTTTATCGATGCATGAAATAAAGGAAATAGTTAAGGATTGTACACCTGTTTTACTCGGAATTCATAAGCAGTTTGAAGGCATCTGTCAGCAATTTAATAACTTAAATACCTTTTTTATTGGAGATGCCAGCTATGAAGAACTGGTTTCGTCTCCAATTACAGATTGTTTTAGAGAGGAAATCTCGGAAAATGACCCCCTGGCGATGATTTATACTGGCGGAACTACTGGGAAACCAAAAGGTGTGGTGTTAAGCCATCAATCCATTCTCTGGAATGCCATTAACACAATCGTAAGCTGGAGTTTAGCAGAGGATGATGTTACGGTAAACTATATGCCAATGTTTCATACCGGTGGATTAAATGCCTTGAGCATTCCAATTCTAATGAATGGGGGAACAGTGGTAATAGGTGAGTCATTTTCAGGAAAAAAAGCGGTGGAATCAATGAGTAGGTATCGCTGTACAACGATTCTTCTCGTCCCAACCATGTATCATATGCTTATTCAAACAGACGAATTTCAAAACAACGAATTCCCTTTTATGAAGATCTTTATATCAGGGGCAGCACCATGTCCCTTTCAAATCTACAATGCATTTCAGAAAAAGAGATTAGCTTTTAAAGAGGGATACGGGTTGACAGAAGCAGGCCCGAATAATTTTTATATAAGTCCGGAAGATGCTCAAGTGAAACGTGGTTCTGTCGGTAAACCAATGCTGTTTAATTCGATAAAATTGGTAAAAACAGACGGCTGTGAGTCAGAACCCAACGAGGTTGGTGAGCTTTTAATAAAAGGGAAGCATGGCTTTTCGTTTTATTGGAACCATGAACAGGCAACAAGAGAAGCGATAAGGGATGGATGGATTCATACGGGTGATTTAGCGAAGAGGGATGAACAAGGCTTCTATTATATCGTCGGACGGAAAAAAGATATGATCATTACGGGCGGAGAGAATGTCTATCCTCTTGAAGTAGAGCAGTGGCTGGCCGCACATCCGGCGATTGACGAAGTGGCAGTCCTAGGGCTGCCGGATGAAAAATGGGGTGAAATCGTTGCTGCTTTTATTGTATTAAAACAAACATACACGTTACCAGATGAGGAATTAAAAATGTATTGTAAATCAAAATTAGGCCGATACAAAATTCCAAAACTATTCATTCACTTAGAGGAACTGCCAAAAACTCATGTTGGTAAAATAGATAAAAAGAAATTAAAAGAAATGAGTATTCAAATGTAA
- the fabG gene encoding 3-oxoacyl-ACP reductase FabG, with the protein MRLQNKVAIITGAAGGIGLTAAEVFAREGANVAMVDFNVEQGEERAHKLREKGYDVTFFQVNVADRQSVDEMVEKVQGTYGKIDILINNAGITRDAMLSKLSVEDFQTVLDVNLTGVFHCTQAVLPAMIANGCGKIINTSSVSGVYGNVGQTNYAATKAGVVGMTKTWAKELGRKGINVNAVAPGFIETGMTAKVPEKVLAQMIQMVPLARLGKPEDIANAYLFLASDESNYVNGTVLHVDGGIMM; encoded by the coding sequence ATGAGATTACAAAATAAAGTGGCTATTATAACAGGGGCGGCTGGTGGAATTGGCTTAACCGCTGCTGAGGTGTTTGCTCGAGAAGGTGCGAATGTAGCGATGGTAGATTTCAATGTGGAGCAAGGGGAAGAACGTGCACATAAGCTCAGGGAGAAGGGCTATGATGTTACCTTTTTTCAAGTAAATGTAGCGGATCGTCAGAGTGTTGATGAAATGGTCGAAAAGGTTCAAGGAACCTATGGGAAAATTGACATCCTTATTAATAATGCGGGAATTACGAGAGATGCGATGCTGTCAAAGCTATCGGTTGAGGATTTTCAAACGGTACTTGATGTTAATCTAACGGGTGTCTTTCACTGTACACAGGCCGTATTACCAGCGATGATTGCGAATGGCTGCGGAAAAATTATTAATACATCTTCTGTATCTGGAGTTTATGGAAATGTCGGACAAACGAATTATGCAGCCACAAAAGCTGGCGTTGTCGGCATGACAAAAACATGGGCGAAGGAACTTGGACGAAAAGGGATAAATGTCAATGCTGTAGCTCCAGGATTTATCGAAACCGGGATGACGGCAAAGGTGCCAGAAAAAGTTTTGGCACAAATGATACAGATGGTACCCCTTGCCCGCTTAGGAAAGCCGGAGGATATCGCTAATGCCTATCTATTCCTAGCATCAGATGAATCGAATTATGTTAATGGTACAGTGCTCCATGTGGATGGCGGAATAATGATGTAA
- a CDS encoding alpha/beta hydrolase, with protein sequence MVNISMKEVLLPNGETLVYREREGGEIKVLLIHGNMTSSKHWDLVLNNMDTKYKLFAVDLRGFGGSSYNNLIMSIKDFSDDVKLFVDEIGLKDFAVVGWSTGGAVAMQFAADYPGYCNKLVLLASESTRGYPFDGKINEIDEPRRFALHEEIKKDLIRTIPVQTAYDTNDTALLKLIWNAVIYTHNQPAPELYDEYVQDMRTQRNLAEVHHSNNTFNISRHHNGLVEGNGKVDLIKVPVLVLQGDRDMVILKEMTKELVEDLGEKAVYIELKDCGHSPLVDDLPQLLKAMTGFLEE encoded by the coding sequence ATGGTTAACATTTCTATGAAGGAAGTGCTTTTGCCGAATGGAGAAACACTTGTTTATAGGGAGAGAGAAGGCGGCGAGATAAAGGTTTTGTTAATCCATGGAAATATGACATCTTCGAAGCATTGGGATCTCGTACTTAATAATATGGATACAAAATATAAGCTTTTTGCGGTCGATTTACGAGGCTTTGGCGGTTCTAGCTATAACAATCTAATCATGTCCATTAAAGATTTTTCCGATGATGTGAAGCTGTTTGTTGATGAAATTGGTTTGAAGGATTTCGCAGTGGTTGGCTGGTCAACGGGAGGCGCAGTAGCGATGCAATTTGCTGCTGATTACCCGGGCTATTGTAACAAGCTGGTTTTATTAGCATCAGAATCAACACGAGGCTACCCATTCGATGGAAAAATAAATGAAATTGATGAGCCGCGGCGCTTTGCTTTACATGAGGAGATTAAAAAGGATTTGATTCGAACTATTCCTGTACAAACAGCCTATGACACGAATGATACGGCTTTATTAAAACTGATTTGGAACGCTGTAATTTACACCCATAATCAACCCGCTCCGGAACTTTATGATGAATATGTTCAAGACATGAGGACACAAAGGAATCTAGCAGAGGTTCATCATTCCAATAATACTTTTAATATTAGCCGTCACCATAATGGGCTTGTTGAGGGCAATGGTAAAGTGGATTTAATTAAGGTCCCTGTTCTCGTTTTGCAAGGGGATCGCGATATGGTGATTTTGAAAGAAATGACAAAGGAACTTGTTGAGGACCTAGGAGAAAAAGCAGTTTATATCGAATTAAAAGATTGCGGGCATTCTCCATTGGTGGATGACCTTCCACAATTATTGAAGGCTATGACAGGATTTTTGGAGGAGTAA
- a CDS encoding 3-oxoacyl-ACP synthase — MQIGILSTGTYLPEGCMTGKEIAELAGIPVPVVEEKMGIKKKHVPGANDHTCEMGIIAAKQAIAKAGLNPLEIDLVIYIGEEHKEYPLWTAGIKLQEEVGAFHAWAFDAALRCGTTVMALKVAKSMMIADPSIRTVLLAGGYRNVDFIDYENPRTRFMFNLGAGGGAILLRKGHNENLLLETELITDGSFSEDVVVVSGGTKNPITKEAIDKRLNMLDVLDPVGMKQRLEQKSMDNFLKVIRESLRKSGYSEAELSYLAILHMKKSAHEYVLKELGLSEAQSIYLEDYGHIGQIDQILSLELALREGKIKDGDVVVFVSAGIGYAWGATTIKWGKGEWNG, encoded by the coding sequence ATGCAAATTGGAATTTTGAGCACAGGAACTTATCTTCCAGAGGGTTGTATGACTGGAAAAGAGATCGCAGAACTGGCAGGTATCCCTGTTCCTGTTGTCGAAGAAAAAATGGGAATCAAAAAAAAGCATGTCCCAGGAGCTAATGACCATACGTGTGAAATGGGGATTATCGCCGCGAAACAAGCAATTGCAAAGGCCGGACTTAATCCATTAGAAATTGATCTGGTGATTTACATTGGAGAAGAACATAAGGAATATCCTCTTTGGACAGCAGGGATCAAGCTGCAAGAAGAAGTGGGAGCGTTTCATGCTTGGGCATTTGATGCTGCTTTACGATGTGGGACGACCGTCATGGCTTTGAAAGTGGCGAAAAGTATGATGATTGCTGACCCTTCCATTCGCACTGTCCTGCTCGCAGGCGGTTATCGGAATGTTGATTTCATTGATTACGAGAATCCCAGAACCCGTTTCATGTTTAATCTTGGTGCCGGGGGCGGAGCGATTCTTTTACGAAAGGGGCATAACGAAAACCTTCTATTAGAGACGGAACTTATAACAGACGGTTCTTTTTCTGAGGATGTTGTGGTTGTTTCAGGTGGAACGAAAAATCCGATTACGAAAGAGGCGATTGACAAGCGGCTCAATATGCTCGATGTCCTTGACCCTGTAGGCATGAAACAGCGTTTAGAACAAAAGTCGATGGACAATTTTTTAAAGGTAATTCGCGAATCTTTACGGAAAAGTGGATATAGTGAAGCAGAACTTTCCTATTTGGCGATTCTTCACATGAAAAAATCAGCCCATGAATATGTTTTAAAAGAGTTAGGTTTGTCCGAAGCGCAATCTATTTATCTAGAAGACTACGGGCATATCGGACAAATCGATCAAATTTTGTCCTTGGAGCTTGCCTTGAGAGAAGGAAAAATCAAGGATGGTGATGTCGTCGTTTTTGTCAGTGCTGGAATTGGATACGCTTGGGGAGCAACAACTATTAAATGGGGGAAGGGTGAGTGGAATGGTTAA